A single genomic interval of Spinacia oleracea cultivar Varoflay chromosome 6, BTI_SOV_V1, whole genome shotgun sequence harbors:
- the LOC110795274 gene encoding uncharacterized protein gives MKMMIMVVMGMVCLSMTIMPTKALDNPTGLPICWAKVDDCLTSAGLDAADPTTNYALCCPVIKPQVANATCFCSIKEYIQDVPSDQPAVLSSTFEVLANRVLGDCKFTSSFDELCNGVSKTESVSESSEAVQHPQHPGMTKNGATKIERSVYGLVPAALFFWTMIMSA, from the exons ATGAAGATGATGATAATGGTAGTGATGGGAATGGTATGTTTGTCAATGACAATAATGCCCACAAAAGCATTAGACAATCCAACGGGGTTACCAATTTGTTGGGCAAAGGTCGATGATTGCCTAACAAGCGCAGGTTTAGATGCAGCAGATCCTACTACTAACTACGCATTGTGTTGTCCAGTAATTAAACCGCAAGTAGCCAATGCAACTTGTTTTTGTAGTATCAAGGAATATATTCAAGATGTTCCTAGTGATCAACCTGCCGTTCTTTCTTCTACATTTGAAGTTCTTGCAAATAGGGTTCTTGGTGATTGTAAATTTACCTCTAGTTTCGACGAATTGTGCAATG GTGTGAGTAAAACCGAGAGTGTAAGTGAATCAAGTGAGGCGGTGCAGCACCCACAGCACCCAGGAATGACAAAAAATGGTGCCACCAAGATTGAGCGATCCGTTTATGGATTAGTTCCTGCTGCACTCTTTTTTTGGACGATGATAATGTCAGCTTAA
- the LOC110795195 gene encoding uncharacterized protein produces MASGKSLGISVTMLAFGIVLLAMAIIPSSAQEISSPTSLPKPTQSILDNLNAIPTCIKNIIECMATKSISEDGLTQDPTKCCSVIKTEVANATCFCKLEEVLKNMTSIAPSPSSFNVPKVTFSQVELEYNKLFEKCDIDTTFDELCNDVADMSGDSKSGDSKSSNSNTTNGANKIALVGLLPGALFIWAFMMMFL; encoded by the exons ATGGCAAGTGGGAAATCTTTGGGTATTAGTGTTACAATGTTGGCTTTTGGAATAGTATTATTGGCAATGGCAATTATACCCTCATCTGCACAAGAAATTTCATCTCCAACTAGCCTTCCTAAACCAACTCAATCTATCCTTGATAATCTAAATGCAATTCCAACATGCATAAAGAATATTATAGAATGCATGGCAACTAAATCAATTAGTGAAGATGGTTTAACTCAAGATCCAACAAAGTGTTGCTCAGTTATCAAAACTGAAGTAGCAAATGCAACATGTTTCTGTAAATTGGAAGAAGTTTTGAAAAACATGACTAGTATTGCCCCTAGTCCTTCTTCTTTTAATGTGCCCAAAGTGACCTTCTCTCAAGTCGAGCTGGAGTACAATAAGCTTTTCGAGAAATGTGATATTGACACCACTTTCGATGAATTGTGCAACG aTGTTGCAGATATGAGTGGTGACAGTAAAAGTGGTGATAGTAAGAGTAGTAATAGTAATACTACTAATGGTGCTAACAAGATTGCATTGGTTGGATTACTTCCTGGCGCACTCTTCATTTGGGCGTTTATGATGATGTTTTTATGA